Below is a genomic region from Desulfobacter sp..
CGTCAAAGGGGACTGCTTGAGCCCTGGGTGAATACCTATCAAATTTTTGGGTATTTCTGAACCCGATCGGCCATTTAATTTAAGATCTCTTATCCCCACGGCTTTTTGTTTAGCCGCATTTGGTATAACCGCATGAGTGGCAGGTTTTACATCCCTCTTCAAAGGTTATGGCTTGGCCGCATTCCGGACATAGATCCGACTTAAGTCTGTTTTTATACTGCTTTTTCCGGTGTCCATTTTTCCGGGGCAGATATCGTTTTGACAGCACTTTGGCAATGGCATCAGGAATTGAGTAGACCAACCCCCCATCCTGAAAAACCGCGTGTTCACCGCGAATTCCGCTGATCTGTTCAATGATTTCATCCACTTCAATCCCGGATCGCAAGGCCAGGGAAATCAGCCGTCCGATGGCCTCTGTCTTTGCCTGGGTTGATTTTCCGGATTTGCCCACGGTTGCAAAAAGTTCAAAAGGCCTGCCCTTGAATTCTGAAACCGTGATATAGAGACTGCCCATTCCGGTTTTAATTCTATCGGTAAACCCTTCAAGGGTCTGGGGTCTTTTTTTCCCGGCCAGAAGAAATTCATCTGACTCGGGTGTTTCACTTTTTTTTGAAACAGAAAGTACCTGGTTGTCCTTGCTGCCGTCCCGGTAAATGGTCACCCCTTTGCATTTAAGCTTAAAGGCCTGGTTATAGATAAACCTGACCTCGGCTTCAGGGGCGTCATGGGGGAGATTCACCGTTTTTGACACGGCATTGTCCGTGTACTTTTGAAAGGCTGCCTGCATTTTGATATGGTGTTCAGGTTTAATTTCATGGGCGGTAATAAAAATTTTTTGAAGGTCAGCGGGTACGCTGGGGTTTCCTTTGGCCGTTCCGGTTTCGGCAATTTCCTCCATCAGGGCATCGGAGTAAAATCCTTTTTCAATGGCCCGCCGCTTAAACACCGGGTTCACTTCAATCAGTCGGTCATTGTCCATGACCGTTCTGACATAGCTTAGTGCAAAGGCAGGCTCAATACCGCTGGAACAACCGGCAATGATGCTCAAGGTTCCTGTCGGGGCAATGGTGGTGGTGGTGGCATTGCGCATTTTCTGATCTTTAAAGATACTCTGGTCAAAATTGGGGAACACTCCCCTGGTTTTGGCCAGATGACAGGAGGCCTGGTGGGATTCTGTCTGAACAAAGTCCATGATTTTACAGGCCAGTGCCAGGGCCTCTGGTGAGTCATAGGCGATATCGAGCATATAGAGCAGGTCTGCAAAACCCATGATGCCCAAACCGATTTTCCGGTTTGCCTTGACCATGTCGTGGATTTCATCCAGGGGGTATCGGGACATGTCTATGGTATTGTCCAGGAACCGGACGGCAAGATGGATCGTCTTTTTAAGCTCGTCATAATCGACTTGAGCCTTGTTTTTCTTTTGGATCACAAACCGGGTCAGGTTGATGGATCCTAAATTACACGC
It encodes:
- a CDS encoding vitamin B12-dependent ribonucleotide reductase — protein: MPSQKKTDQITFLTKNAKTVLERRYLKKDAAGKVCESPEHMFRRVATHIAEAEKNYDSKTDIKTIEDQFYSLMAEFKFLPNSPTLMNAGRSLGQLAACFVLPVEDSIDGIFDAVKNAAIIHKSGGGTGFSFSRLRPENSKVGSTGGVASGPVSFMKIFNTATEQVKQGGTRRGANMAVLRVDHPDIMTFITCKKNKKELNNFNISVAVTDEFMAAAAQKEAYDLVDPCSGKKTARLSAAAVYDELIKQAWETGDPGIIFIDEINRFNSTPGIGAIESTNPCGEQPLLPMEACNLGSINLTRFVIQKKNKAQVDYDELKKTIHLAVRFLDNTIDMSRYPLDEIHDMVKANRKIGLGIMGFADLLYMLDIAYDSPEALALACKIMDFVQTESHQASCHLAKTRGVFPNFDQSIFKDQKMRNATTTTIAPTGTLSIIAGCSSGIEPAFALSYVRTVMDNDRLIEVNPVFKRRAIEKGFYSDALMEEIAETGTAKGNPSVPADLQKIFITAHEIKPEHHIKMQAAFQKYTDNAVSKTVNLPHDAPEAEVRFIYNQAFKLKCKGVTIYRDGSKDNQVLSVSKKSETPESDEFLLAGKKRPQTLEGFTDRIKTGMGSLYITVSEFKGRPFELFATVGKSGKSTQAKTEAIGRLISLALRSGIEVDEIIEQISGIRGEHAVFQDGGLVYSIPDAIAKVLSKRYLPRKNGHRKKQYKNRLKSDLCPECGQAITFEEGCKTCHSCGYTKCG